Within Staphylococcus sp. NRL 16/872, the genomic segment ATACGTAGTTTTATCATCAATATCCGCTTGTTCTAACATGAATAATAGATAACGTTCTTCTATTAAACCTCTTAAACTATTTTTTACATATTTATCAGGAACTTCATTAAGCATTTTTTTAATTTTTTGTTCTAATTCATTTTGTTTAATATCTGGAAAGACATCAAGTTGCATCATGATATCTTGTTTCTTTTGATTCTTTTGTTCTTTATATACAAATTGGCTACAGCGTAGGGCAGCTGGACCACTTATACCGAAATGTGTGAATATCATATCCATTTGATGACTTATGCGTTTCTTGCCATTCTTTTTCAAAACAGATAATTCAACATCTTTAAGGCTTAAACCTTTTAATTGTTTAGATTTAATAAATGATTCTGGAGAAGTAATAGGAACTTCGGTAGGGAAAAGTTCAGTGATGGTATGACCAAAATGTTCAGCAAATTTATAACCGTCCCCAGTTGAACCAGTTTGAGGAACGCTAGTCCCACCGGTTGCAATAACAACAGTTTTAGAAAGAAATTCCTCATTTTGTGTTGTCACTTTAAAATGATAATCCTCTGTTAATTTAATACTATTCACGATTGTTTCTTCTCTAATTTCAACGTGGTTATCTTTAATCGTATTGACTAAAGTATCGACCACATCTTGTGCTTTGTTTGATACCGGAAACATACGTCCGTGATCTTCTTCCTTTAATTTAACACCGCGATTTTCGAAAAATTCAATAATTGATTCGTTATCAAAAATTGAAAAAGGACTATATAAAAACTTCCCATTTCCAGGTATGTTTTTTATAATTTCTGCGTAGGGGAGACGATTAGTAACATTGCAACGTCCACCTCCAGAAATTTTTAACTTACGTCCTAGACCTTTCTTTTTTTCTAATAAAAGAATTTGGTTATTAGACTTACTAGCGGCGACCGCCGCCATTAGTCCACTTGGCCCTCCACCGATAATAATAGTTTGGTACATGTTTTAACCCCCATTTTGATTCGTTAATATTTTATCTAGAATTATCATTTTTTACTATGGATGTCATAAGAATTTACAAAATATAGATGACAAGTTACGCTAAACAAAGTATTTATACTTCTAAATTTTTGAAATATGTTTCATAAATAAATTTATTATTATAAGAATAATTCTTAAAAACTTGAAAAGATACAGGAAACAATAAGTATTTTGTGATATATTTTATATTAATGCAAGTCTAGAAAACATGCAGAAATAAAAAGTATATCAATCAAATCAATGATTAATTTTAAAGGTAGGAAGATTAAATATGAGTGAAAATAAGGAAATGGTACGAGGCACCTTCCTAATAACCTTAAGTATTTTAATTACTAAAATATTAGGAGTCCTTTTTGTAATTCCATTTTACGCAATTATGGGTGCAAATGCAGAAGAAAAATTAGCACCTTTCAACTATGCTTATGTTCCTTATAACATCGCTATTGCCGTCGCAACAGCCGGTGTACCTTTAGCAGCCTCTAAAT encodes:
- a CDS encoding NAD(P)/FAD-dependent oxidoreductase, whose amino-acid sequence is MYQTIIIGGGPSGLMAAVAASKSNNQILLLEKKKGLGRKLKISGGGRCNVTNRLPYAEIIKNIPGNGKFLYSPFSIFDNESIIEFFENRGVKLKEEDHGRMFPVSNKAQDVVDTLVNTIKDNHVEIREETIVNSIKLTEDYHFKVTTQNEEFLSKTVVIATGGTSVPQTGSTGDGYKFAEHFGHTITELFPTEVPITSPESFIKSKQLKGLSLKDVELSVLKKNGKKRISHQMDMIFTHFGISGPAALRCSQFVYKEQKNQKKQDIMMQLDVFPDIKQNELEQKIKKMLNEVPDKYVKNSLRGLIEERYLLFMLEQADIDDKTTYHHLSNQQLTRFVEGLKGFTFTVNGTLPIDKAFVTGGGVSLKEIWPKTMMSKLQPGLFLCGEVLDIHGYTGGYNITSALVTGHVAGYEAGRFEPEVEE